The DNA segment GGTCATGGAGCGGACGGCGAGTTCCACCGGTTTCTCGGTAAGGTGCACCATCGACTGCGGGTTGACCTTCTTGACGCTCCAGACGTCGGTCGCGTTGGTGATCTCCGGGTTGAAGTAGTGGGCCGCGCCTTCCCGCCAACCATAGAAACACCACTCGTGATTGCCCATGAAGTCCTTCCGCGTCAGGACGGGGTGCTCCTTCACCCAGATGATCATCTGCGAGAAGTAGAGCTGCGACTCGCGCAGGGCATTCGGGTAGTTCCAGATGTTCGAGTACCCGCCCCAGATGTAGAAGGCCCGGCCGGGTTCCAGCACCCGCTGGATGTTGCCGAACCACAGCCGCAGGAGCCGCGCGAACTCTTCGTCGGAGATGAAATCGTTGACCAGCGGCCTGTCCTTGGGACGCAGTTTGCCCGTCGTGGCGTGCGTCTCGCCCCGGATGGCGATGTCCATGCCCTGTTGGCCGATGGGACGGTCGCCGGAGACGGCGATAGCGTTGTTGCTCCGGCTGGCGACGCCGACATTGTAAGGGGGGTCGGTGTTGACGAGCTGCACGGTCGCCCCGTCCAGCAGGCGGTCCACGTCCTCGGCCTTGCCGGAATCGCCGCAGAGCAGGCGATGGTTGCCCAAGACCCACAGGTCGCCGGGCTGCGTCACGGCCTCGTCCGGCGGGGCCGGGACGGCATCTGGGTCGGTCAGGCCCTCGGTGCCCGCCGCGCCGAGCATCTTCTCCAACTCCGCCGACGAGAAGCCCAGGAGTTCCAGGTCCACGTCCATGCCGCGCAGTTCCGACAGCTCGATGGGCAGCAGTTCCATGTCCCACGTGGCCAGGTCCGCGACCTTGTTGTCGGCGATGCGGTAGGCCCGGACCTGCGCCGGGGTGAGGTCGGTCGCCACGTGGACGGGCACCGTCTCCAGCCCGAGCTTCTGCGCCGCTTTCCAGCGGGTATGACCCACGACGATGACGCCCTCGGCGTCCACGACGATGGGTTGCCTGAACCCGTACTCCCGGATGGACCGGGCGACCGCCTCGACCGCGCCGTCGTTGTCGCGGGGGTTCTTGTCATAGGGCTTAATGTCCGAGATTTTGCGAAGTTCGACCTTCATGGCTCAATCCTCCTTGCCCGCCGGCCCGGCGGGCGTCTGAAATCGTTCCAGGGTTCCGCCCCGTTTGCGCCAGGTTGCGTCAGGTCGCGACCTTTGGGTCGGGGCGGCGGATTCCTCGACCCCACGAACCGCTCGGCCCGGGTGCGACCTGGTGGGGCAGTCCGCGCCGGAAAACCGGACACGCAAAACAAACTGTGCCCAAACGCGCGACCGTTCCCGCCGCCGTCTCGGCGCACGCTTGCGGCGGAGGAACCATGAAACATGAAACGCGCACGCGCGCACGCACCCCGGCCCGCGCGACGGCCTTCAGGCCGTTCGCGCGCCGGGGGGTATGGGGGGGTGTGCGCGCAAATGAGTGCCGTTGTTCCGCCCGTGATGTAATCGCTTGAACAACAG comes from the Planctomycetota bacterium genome and includes:
- a CDS encoding DNA modification methylase, with product MKVELRKISDIKPYDKNPRDNDGAVEAVARSIREYGFRQPIVVDAEGVIVVGHTRWKAAQKLGLETVPVHVATDLTPAQVRAYRIADNKVADLATWDMELLPIELSELRGMDVDLELLGFSSAELEKMLGAAGTEGLTDPDAVPAPPDEAVTQPGDLWVLGNHRLLCGDSGKAEDVDRLLDGATVQLVNTDPPYNVGVASRSNNAIAVSGDRPIGQQGMDIAIRGETHATTGKLRPKDRPLVNDFISDEEFARLLRLWFGNIQRVLEPGRAFYIWGGYSNIWNYPNALRESQLYFSQMIIWVKEHPVLTRKDFMGNHEWCFYGWREGAAHYFNPEITNATDVWSVKKVNPQSMVHLTEKPVELAVRSMTYSSKPGENVLDLFGGSGSTLIAAEKTGRRALVMEIDPLYCDVIVRRWEEFTGQKAERPAAEVTA